One window from the genome of Leucobacter aridicollis encodes:
- a CDS encoding glycerophosphodiester phosphodiesterase family protein, whose protein sequence is MLHPFFSEGQKPRIFGHRGYVSAAEAERGIVENSRAAIAAALAAGADYVESDCQLTADGVVVLFHDNTLERTLGDTRRISQVSSAELADAMAERGGLLTLEAALSDFPSARPNLDMKTPEVATPAGTLIGELAPARVLISSFSDTLRREALAAAEVGGIRPATGAGQSAIVKILGAVAMRSASLLDRAFAGIDALQIPVKQGPVKVLSPGLLRAAHARGVEVHIWTVNEPVQMRELVELGVDGIITDRTDVAVAALRGSR, encoded by the coding sequence ATGTTGCACCCATTCTTCTCGGAAGGGCAGAAGCCTCGGATCTTCGGGCACCGCGGGTACGTGTCAGCCGCGGAGGCTGAACGCGGCATCGTCGAGAACTCGAGAGCAGCGATCGCGGCGGCGCTTGCTGCGGGCGCAGACTACGTAGAATCCGATTGTCAGCTGACAGCCGACGGCGTGGTCGTGCTCTTCCACGACAACACGCTCGAACGAACCCTCGGCGACACGCGGCGTATCTCGCAGGTCTCGAGCGCCGAGCTCGCCGACGCCATGGCCGAGCGTGGAGGCCTTCTCACCCTCGAAGCGGCGCTCAGCGACTTCCCGTCGGCGAGGCCCAACCTCGATATGAAGACCCCAGAGGTCGCCACCCCCGCCGGGACGCTCATCGGAGAGCTCGCCCCAGCGCGTGTACTTATCAGCAGCTTCTCCGACACGCTCAGACGTGAGGCGCTCGCCGCGGCCGAGGTCGGTGGCATACGGCCAGCGACAGGTGCGGGTCAAAGCGCAATCGTCAAGATACTTGGAGCGGTGGCGATGCGTTCAGCTTCCCTGCTCGACAGAGCATTCGCCGGGATCGATGCGCTGCAAATCCCAGTCAAGCAGGGCCCGGTGAAGGTCTTGAGCCCGGGTCTGCTGCGCGCAGCCCACGCGCGTGGGGTCGAGGTGCACATCTGGACGGTGAACGAGCCTGTTCAGATGCGAGAGCTCGTAGAGCTCGGAGTCGACGGGATCATCACTGACCGGACGGACGTCGCGGTCGCGGCGCTGCGCGGCTCGCGCTGA
- a CDS encoding dipeptidase yields MSEQLETVIKQHIDTAFETTIEELCELVRIPSVSWPAFDPAHVQQSAEKVAELMRSTGVFEFVDIRRAPVAGQENEADPELGQPAVIARRPAKNGAPTVLLYAHHDVQPPGKEEEWDTPPFEPTERNGRLYARGAADDKAGVMVHVAAIRALIEAKGEDFDLGLAVFIEGEEEWASQSFANFLHENRAELEADAIIVADSGNWDVDTPALTVALRGAVAFNVRIETMAHATHSGMFGGAVPDAMLAAVKLLDTLWDEDGSVAVEGLTSADLTTPEYDEARLREESGLLDGVSPIGRGEILSRMWAQPAITVTGIDAPNIANASNTLIPSVLVRISARVAPGQDPQEFYDALTGHLTKHAPFGAKLTFEDPGLGQAFSVDTSGPAVAHMRAAMTGGFDREPIDMGIGGSIPFIADLVDEFPQAEILVTGVEDPDGRPHSPNESLHLASYKKALATEAIFLARMNDGL; encoded by the coding sequence ATGAGCGAACAGCTCGAAACAGTCATCAAGCAGCACATTGATACCGCGTTCGAAACCACGATCGAGGAGCTGTGCGAACTCGTGCGGATCCCGTCGGTGTCATGGCCCGCGTTCGATCCAGCGCATGTGCAGCAGAGCGCCGAGAAGGTTGCCGAGCTGATGCGCTCCACTGGCGTCTTCGAGTTTGTCGACATCAGGCGCGCGCCGGTGGCGGGGCAGGAGAACGAAGCTGATCCTGAGCTCGGCCAGCCTGCCGTGATTGCGCGCCGGCCCGCGAAGAACGGCGCCCCGACAGTTCTCCTCTACGCGCACCACGACGTGCAGCCTCCCGGCAAGGAGGAGGAATGGGATACCCCGCCGTTCGAACCGACTGAGCGAAACGGTCGGCTCTACGCTCGCGGTGCCGCCGACGACAAAGCTGGAGTGATGGTTCACGTCGCAGCCATCCGTGCGCTCATCGAGGCGAAGGGCGAGGACTTCGACCTCGGTCTCGCCGTCTTCATCGAGGGGGAAGAGGAGTGGGCGTCACAGTCGTTCGCGAACTTCCTCCACGAGAATCGTGCGGAGCTCGAGGCTGACGCGATTATCGTCGCCGACTCGGGGAACTGGGACGTCGACACCCCGGCGCTCACCGTCGCGCTCCGCGGGGCCGTCGCATTCAACGTGCGCATCGAAACGATGGCTCACGCGACCCACTCGGGCATGTTCGGCGGCGCGGTTCCCGACGCGATGCTCGCGGCCGTGAAGCTGCTCGACACACTCTGGGACGAGGACGGCTCGGTCGCTGTCGAAGGGCTCACGAGCGCCGACCTCACAACCCCCGAGTACGACGAGGCGCGTCTGCGCGAGGAATCGGGCCTGCTCGACGGCGTCTCGCCGATCGGTCGCGGCGAGATCCTGTCACGCATGTGGGCCCAGCCGGCGATAACGGTGACGGGCATCGACGCGCCCAACATCGCGAACGCCTCAAACACGCTTATCCCGAGCGTGCTCGTGCGCATCTCGGCCCGAGTCGCCCCGGGTCAAGACCCGCAGGAGTTCTACGACGCGCTCACCGGCCACCTCACGAAACACGCGCCGTTCGGCGCGAAGCTCACGTTTGAGGATCCGGGCCTCGGTCAGGCGTTCAGCGTCGATACCTCGGGCCCCGCGGTCGCGCACATGCGTGCGGCGATGACCGGCGGCTTCGACCGTGAGCCCATCGACATGGGCATTGGCGGTTCCATCCCGTTCATCGCCGACCTCGTCGACGAGTTCCCGCAAGCGGAGATCCTGGTGACTGGCGTCGAGGATCCTGACGGGCGCCCGCACTCGCCGAACGAGTCGCTGCACCTTGCGTCGTACAAGAAGGCGCTTGCGACCGAGGCGATCTTCCTCGCTCGCATGAACGACGGCCTGTAG
- the mscL gene encoding large-conductance mechanosensitive channel protein MscL translates to MFKGFKEFLLRGNVIDLAVAVVIGAAFNAVVEKVVSSLINPLIGMFFKADSLDTALLVELPGGSSLAFGALIGALINFIIVAAVVYFVFVMPMNELRKRTAPAAEEPVVETEQELLSEIRDLLKAQNGGASAAAPLAAPAAPKATDGPAHAE, encoded by the coding sequence ATGTTCAAAGGTTTCAAGGAGTTCCTGCTCCGCGGCAACGTCATCGATCTGGCGGTAGCCGTTGTCATTGGTGCGGCGTTCAATGCTGTCGTCGAGAAGGTAGTCTCGTCGCTCATCAACCCGCTCATCGGCATGTTCTTCAAGGCCGACTCACTCGACACCGCGCTCCTCGTCGAGCTGCCCGGCGGCAGCTCCCTCGCCTTCGGCGCGCTAATCGGTGCCCTCATTAACTTCATCATCGTCGCGGCGGTCGTATACTTCGTCTTCGTCATGCCCATGAACGAGCTCCGCAAGCGCACCGCTCCCGCAGCCGAAGAGCCCGTCGTCGAGACCGAGCAGGAGCTGCTCAGCGAGATCCGCGACCTCCTCAAGGCACAGAACGGTGGCGCATCGGCCGCCGCTCCCCTGGCAGCACCGGCCGCACCGAAAGCGACCGACGGTCCGGCACACGCCGAGTAG
- a CDS encoding GuaB1 family IMP dehydrogenase-related protein encodes MDFIGAQPTLDLTYSDVFLVPRRSAVGSRLAVDLAPTDGTPATIPLVSANMNSVTGPRLAAVLARRGGLGVLPQDMSESGLTDAIAWVKAQPVGFDTPIVLGPEQTAADALRQVPAAEGQVVVVVEGGAAYAGALPGGSEPGQTFPAGRVLGVLAATRLAELPGDAKLGDLASGRVPVLDLGELGDAARDPRAMFDAVDDALSDSGAEAVIIADGGMVRGTLSRRSALRASIYRPALDASGRLAVAVAVGINGDPAARAQTLAAAGADVLVVDTAHGHQEGMIRALRAISALRLGLPIVAGNIVTADGVTDLVGAGATILKVGVGPGAMCTTRMMTAVGRPQFSAVLETAQAARELGAHVWADGGVRYPRDVALALAAGAGSVMIGSWFAGTAESPGELLADANGRQYKESWGMASTKAVQGRFSKLDAFERARKELFAEGISSSKIYLDPQRPSVEDLVDMITSGVRSSFTYAGAASLTDFHVNARVGLQSAAGYEEGKALPVSW; translated from the coding sequence ATGGACTTCATCGGTGCCCAGCCCACGCTCGATCTCACCTACTCCGACGTCTTTCTCGTACCGCGCCGCTCGGCGGTCGGCAGCCGCCTTGCGGTGGACCTCGCGCCGACTGACGGGACGCCCGCGACGATCCCGCTGGTCTCCGCGAACATGAACTCGGTGACAGGCCCCAGGCTCGCGGCCGTGCTCGCCCGCCGAGGCGGTCTCGGCGTCCTGCCCCAGGACATGTCTGAGAGCGGGCTCACCGACGCCATCGCCTGGGTGAAGGCGCAGCCGGTCGGATTCGACACCCCGATCGTGCTCGGCCCAGAGCAGACCGCGGCCGACGCGCTCCGCCAGGTGCCTGCGGCTGAGGGGCAGGTCGTTGTTGTCGTCGAAGGCGGCGCGGCGTATGCGGGCGCCCTGCCTGGCGGCTCCGAACCGGGCCAGACGTTCCCAGCAGGCCGCGTACTCGGTGTCCTCGCCGCAACCCGGCTCGCCGAGCTGCCGGGGGATGCGAAGCTCGGCGATCTCGCCTCCGGCCGCGTCCCAGTCCTGGATCTTGGGGAGCTCGGCGACGCTGCGCGTGACCCGCGCGCCATGTTCGACGCTGTCGACGACGCGCTCAGCGACAGCGGAGCCGAAGCCGTGATAATCGCTGACGGCGGTATGGTGCGCGGCACGCTTTCGCGCCGGTCGGCGCTGCGCGCATCGATTTACAGGCCCGCACTCGATGCGAGCGGACGGCTCGCGGTCGCTGTCGCCGTCGGAATCAACGGCGACCCGGCAGCGCGCGCACAAACTCTGGCCGCCGCAGGCGCCGACGTGCTCGTCGTCGATACCGCGCACGGCCACCAGGAGGGCATGATCCGGGCGCTCAGGGCAATCTCCGCCCTCCGGCTCGGCCTCCCGATTGTCGCTGGCAACATCGTGACGGCAGACGGCGTCACCGATCTTGTGGGGGCGGGCGCCACGATCCTGAAAGTGGGCGTCGGGCCAGGCGCGATGTGCACGACCCGCATGATGACCGCAGTGGGTCGCCCGCAGTTCTCGGCCGTGCTCGAAACGGCGCAGGCGGCGCGCGAACTCGGAGCCCACGTGTGGGCCGATGGCGGGGTTCGCTACCCGCGCGACGTCGCGCTCGCGCTCGCGGCAGGCGCAGGATCGGTGATGATCGGCTCGTGGTTTGCCGGGACTGCTGAGTCGCCCGGGGAGCTCCTCGCCGACGCTAACGGCAGGCAATACAAGGAATCGTGGGGCATGGCCTCCACGAAGGCAGTGCAGGGCAGGTTTTCGAAGCTGGACGCGTTCGAGCGCGCGCGAAAGGAGCTCTTCGCGGAAGGCATTTCCTCGTCAAAGATCTATCTCGACCCGCAGCGCCCGAGTGTCGAGGATCTCGTCGACATGATCACGTCAGGCGTGCGTTCGTCGTTCACCTACGCGGGTGCAGCGTCGCTCACCGACTTCCACGTGAACGCGCGCGTCGGGCTGCAGTCGGCCGCCGGTTACGAAGAGGGAAAGGCGCTGCCAGTCTCCTGGTAA
- the thrC gene encoding threonine synthase encodes MEYISTRGGMAPAPFSATLLEGLATDGGLAVPETMPEITLERIETWRSLNYAELATEILSFFATDIPGPDLAAMCERAYREESFSPGIVPLTPISDSITLLGLSEGPTLAFKDMAMQFLGQSLEYVLRKTGRTLNIVGATSGDTGSAAEYALRGKEGVSVFMLSPQGRMSDFQRAQMYSLDDANIHNIAVEGVFDDCQNLVKAVAGDLDFKREYSVGAVNSINLGRISAQVVYYFWAWLRASDSLSADERETFKISVTVPSGNFGNILAGHYAREMGAPIRRLVLAANENNVLDDFFKTGIYAPRTSAETHLTSSPSMDISKASNLERFIFDLLGRDPERLNAAWRELDETGKIDLSAELPRFVGEFGIQSGTSTHADRVATIRSVREESGVTIDPHTADGVKVARERLEPGVPMIVLETAKPEKFPEIVREATGESPGLPAGLEGLLDLPQHVVKMADDEATLRAFIAERALRA; translated from the coding sequence GTGGAATACATCTCGACCCGCGGCGGGATGGCCCCCGCACCCTTTAGCGCGACGCTGCTCGAAGGGCTTGCGACCGACGGCGGCCTCGCCGTTCCTGAAACGATGCCCGAGATTACGCTCGAGCGCATTGAGACCTGGCGCTCGTTGAACTACGCAGAGCTCGCAACCGAGATCCTCAGCTTCTTCGCGACAGATATTCCGGGGCCGGACCTTGCAGCGATGTGCGAGCGCGCATACCGCGAGGAGAGCTTCTCTCCAGGGATCGTGCCGCTCACACCCATCAGCGACTCGATCACGCTGCTTGGCCTCTCTGAGGGGCCCACGCTTGCGTTCAAAGACATGGCGATGCAGTTCCTTGGGCAGTCGCTCGAGTACGTGCTACGCAAGACGGGTCGCACGCTGAACATCGTCGGCGCGACCTCGGGTGATACCGGGTCGGCGGCTGAGTACGCGCTCCGTGGCAAGGAAGGCGTATCGGTGTTTATGCTGTCGCCGCAGGGGCGCATGAGCGACTTCCAGCGCGCGCAGATGTACTCGCTCGACGACGCGAACATTCACAACATCGCCGTCGAGGGCGTCTTCGACGACTGCCAGAACTTGGTGAAGGCAGTCGCCGGCGACCTCGACTTCAAACGCGAGTACAGCGTCGGCGCTGTGAACTCGATCAACCTCGGACGAATCTCGGCTCAGGTCGTGTATTACTTCTGGGCGTGGCTCCGCGCGAGCGACTCGCTCAGCGCAGACGAGCGCGAGACGTTCAAGATCTCGGTCACTGTGCCATCGGGTAACTTCGGCAACATCCTCGCCGGGCACTACGCTCGCGAGATGGGTGCCCCGATCCGTCGCCTGGTGCTCGCGGCGAACGAGAACAATGTGCTCGATGATTTCTTCAAGACTGGAATCTACGCGCCGCGGACCTCGGCTGAGACGCATCTCACGTCGAGCCCCTCGATGGACATCTCGAAGGCGTCAAACCTTGAGCGATTCATCTTCGACCTGCTCGGGCGCGATCCCGAGCGCCTGAACGCCGCGTGGCGCGAGCTTGACGAGACCGGCAAGATCGACCTGAGTGCCGAGCTGCCCCGCTTCGTCGGGGAGTTTGGTATTCAGAGCGGCACGAGCACCCACGCCGACCGAGTCGCCACGATTCGCTCGGTGCGCGAGGAGAGCGGTGTGACGATCGACCCGCACACTGCCGATGGTGTGAAGGTCGCCCGCGAGCGGCTCGAGCCCGGCGTTCCGATGATCGTGCTTGAGACCGCGAAACCCGAGAAGTTCCCCGAG